A stretch of the bacterium genome encodes the following:
- a CDS encoding CusA/CzcA family heavy metal efflux RND transporter, which translates to MFSRLIGISLEKRIFVLLIAGVMLVGGGIVATHIPVDIFPDLSAPTVTILTDAHGMAPEEIETLVAFPIETAMNGATGVRRVRSSLSMGVAVTWVEFEWGTEIYKARQVVTEKLQSVASVLPEEVDPPMLAPVSSLMGEIMLVGVTSDTLTELELRSFADNILRRRLLSVPGVSQIVAIGGLRKEYQVKVDPERLAMYGITFEDVITAVRKSNVNAAGGVFQAAGQEFVIRGIGRVQSLADLRSGVITVRNGVPILLEQVSQVEIGPAFRYGTASVNNKPAVIISVQKQPSANTLDLSKDIDRAVEELQALVGNRVKIDTEVFRQADFISAAIHNVLDALRDGVILVTIILLLFLANWRTTAISLLAIPLSLVAAVLCMQWLGMTVNTMTLGGMAIAIGVLVDDAIIDVENVFRRLRANALLPETERRSTMQVVYEASNEIRQPMLIATVIIIAVFLPLFFLSGVEGRLLQPLGFAFVISVFASLLVALTVVPALCYWMLPASLASHREESLVVRKLKKIYQPALEWSVRHSGVVIASCIVLFLATAFVFTRLGTSFLPEFNEGSATVIVIAPPGTNLNESADLGSMAEQLMSRNPAVKNITRRTGRGELDEHSFGSNQTEFEVTFHRDNFDKEQVFDELREALLAVPGAYVSVGQPISHRIDHMLSGTQAALAIKIFGPNLYELRRVAHEVKNAITDVEGLVDLAVEPQVDVPQLRIDMNREAMAMYGVQVSDLAENIRTAFNGDVVGQVLEGQNPVDLVVRYHDAARADDEAIARTVFSTPAGPLVPLRELANVYRSSGPNSISRENVSRKIVVQANVSGRDLGSTVKDVEERIRKQVALPDDYYVVFSGQFESAAAARRVILLLSLVSLGVIFVLLYSEFKSIRDSLLVLINLPLALVGGMFAVWLTDGVITIAVLVGFITLFGIAARNGILLVAHYYQLMNMENSGHHEAVIRGSLERMNPILMTAMCAGLALVPLALGGGEPGKEIQTPMAIVILGGLITSTFLNMVVIPSLFYRFSRKK; encoded by the coding sequence ATGTTCTCAAGATTAATCGGAATATCGCTCGAAAAGCGCATCTTCGTACTGCTAATTGCGGGCGTGATGCTGGTCGGAGGCGGAATTGTAGCTACGCACATTCCGGTTGACATCTTCCCGGACTTGTCGGCGCCGACCGTCACAATTCTCACGGACGCGCATGGCATGGCTCCGGAAGAGATTGAGACGCTCGTGGCATTTCCAATTGAAACCGCGATGAACGGAGCCACTGGCGTGCGGCGTGTTCGCTCGTCATTGAGCATGGGTGTCGCGGTGACATGGGTCGAGTTTGAGTGGGGTACCGAAATTTACAAGGCACGACAGGTTGTCACAGAGAAGCTCCAGTCCGTCGCCTCTGTACTGCCCGAAGAGGTCGACCCGCCTATGCTTGCGCCGGTAAGTTCGCTGATGGGAGAGATCATGCTGGTAGGCGTTACCAGCGATACACTGACTGAATTGGAGTTACGCTCATTTGCGGATAACATTCTGCGGCGCAGATTGCTGTCGGTTCCCGGAGTCTCCCAGATTGTCGCGATTGGCGGACTCCGCAAAGAGTATCAGGTGAAAGTCGACCCTGAGCGGCTGGCTATGTATGGGATTACGTTTGAGGACGTTATTACCGCCGTGCGAAAGTCGAATGTGAATGCCGCAGGAGGAGTCTTTCAAGCCGCTGGTCAGGAATTCGTCATTCGAGGCATCGGACGCGTTCAATCGCTTGCCGATTTACGCTCCGGCGTTATCACTGTGCGCAACGGAGTTCCTATCCTGCTGGAGCAAGTCTCACAGGTGGAAATCGGTCCCGCCTTCAGATATGGTACGGCTTCCGTGAACAACAAACCGGCGGTTATCATCAGCGTGCAGAAGCAGCCATCTGCCAACACGCTTGACCTGTCGAAGGACATTGACCGTGCCGTCGAGGAGTTGCAGGCGTTGGTCGGGAATCGCGTGAAGATAGACACGGAAGTGTTTCGGCAAGCAGACTTCATCTCTGCGGCGATTCACAATGTGCTGGATGCTCTGCGGGATGGCGTGATTCTCGTGACGATCATTCTGCTCCTGTTCCTTGCGAATTGGCGTACGACGGCGATCAGCCTGCTGGCCATACCGCTCTCACTTGTTGCCGCCGTTCTGTGCATGCAGTGGTTGGGCATGACTGTGAACACAATGACGCTCGGCGGAATGGCAATCGCGATCGGTGTGCTGGTGGATGACGCCATCATTGACGTTGAGAATGTGTTCCGGCGCCTGCGTGCCAATGCGCTATTGCCTGAAACTGAACGGCGAAGTACGATGCAGGTGGTCTATGAGGCGTCCAACGAAATCAGGCAGCCGATGTTGATTGCTACAGTGATCATTATTGCCGTCTTTCTTCCGTTGTTCTTCTTGTCCGGCGTGGAAGGTCGTCTGTTGCAGCCGCTCGGCTTTGCGTTTGTTATCTCCGTGTTTGCGTCGCTTTTGGTAGCGCTGACGGTCGTGCCTGCATTATGCTATTGGATGCTGCCGGCGTCACTTGCGTCCCATCGTGAAGAGTCGCTCGTCGTTCGTAAACTGAAGAAAATCTATCAACCCGCTTTGGAGTGGAGCGTCAGACATTCCGGAGTGGTCATCGCGAGCTGTATTGTGCTCTTTCTTGCGACAGCATTCGTCTTTACACGCTTGGGAACGTCGTTCCTGCCGGAGTTCAATGAAGGCTCGGCGACCGTTATTGTGATCGCACCCCCTGGAACCAACTTGAATGAGTCTGCAGACCTCGGTAGCATGGCGGAGCAACTCATGTCTCGCAACCCCGCCGTCAAGAACATCACCCGCAGAACTGGTCGTGGTGAACTTGACGAACATTCGTTTGGCTCCAATCAGACCGAGTTCGAGGTGACGTTTCACAGGGACAACTTTGATAAGGAGCAAGTTTTCGATGAGCTGCGGGAGGCATTGCTCGCTGTGCCCGGTGCCTATGTTTCGGTTGGTCAGCCTATCTCCCATCGCATAGACCACATGCTCAGCGGTACACAGGCGGCTCTGGCAATCAAGATATTTGGTCCAAACCTGTATGAGTTAAGGCGGGTCGCACATGAAGTCAAGAACGCGATCACGGACGTTGAAGGTCTGGTGGACCTGGCCGTTGAACCGCAAGTGGATGTTCCGCAGCTGCGAATCGACATGAATCGCGAAGCGATGGCCATGTATGGTGTTCAAGTATCCGACCTCGCGGAAAACATCAGAACTGCCTTTAACGGAGACGTCGTTGGGCAGGTCCTGGAAGGGCAGAACCCTGTTGATCTGGTTGTGCGATATCACGATGCAGCCCGTGCCGATGACGAGGCCATTGCCAGAACAGTATTCTCCACACCGGCGGGTCCGTTGGTGCCTTTACGTGAACTGGCCAATGTGTATCGCTCAAGCGGCCCGAACTCCATCAGTCGTGAAAACGTGAGCCGGAAGATTGTTGTACAAGCCAATGTCTCCGGACGCGATCTTGGGAGCACCGTGAAGGATGTCGAGGAAAGGATTCGAAAGCAAGTTGCACTGCCGGACGACTACTATGTTGTGTTCAGCGGTCAGTTCGAAAGCGCTGCGGCTGCGCGACGTGTCATTCTCCTGCTGAGTCTTGTGTCTCTCGGAGTCATATTCGTTTTGCTGTATTCGGAATTCAAGAGTATCCGCGACTCGTTGCTCGTGCTGATCAACCTTCCTTTGGCATTAGTCGGAGGTATGTTTGCGGTCTGGCTGACGGATGGTGTGATTACAATCGCGGTTCTCGTTGGGTTCATTACTTTGTTCGGCATTGCAGCACGCAACGGCATCTTGCTTGTTGCGCACTATTATCAGCTCATGAATATGGAGAATTCGGGTCACCATGAAGCGGTCATTCGGGGAAGCCTCGAGCGCATGAACCCGATTTTGATGACTGCGATGTGCGCGGGTTTGGCATTGGTTCCTTTGGCGCTCGGCGGTGGTGAACCGGGCAAGGAAATCCAGACCCCGATGGCAATTGTCATCTTGGGCGGGTTGATCACCTCTACTTTCTTAAACATGGTTGTGATTCCCTCGTTGTTCTACCGATTCAGCAGAAAGAAGTAA
- a CDS encoding NAD(P)-binding domain-containing protein has translation MIYVLTTVLVIALPVAYIWKERTSSARAAKTLEQSTLAGLDQPVSLHPVVDPDSCIGSGSCTKACPEQGILQLINGKAALVNPARCIGHGECQRACPVDAITLVFGTEKRGVDIPNVKGTFETNVPGVFIAGELGGMGLIRNAVSQGRQAVENLAKQIEQDRAGEALDLIIVGAGPAGISASLQAKKEGLNFITLDQEDLGGTIYTYPRQKLVMLQPMELPLHGSVKLREVEKEPLLELLTEVVTKHNLDIRAGERVTAIQRVNGHFKVTTSVNEYVTRKVLLAIGRRGTPRKIGCPGEKSEKVTYRLLDPGKYHHKKILVVGGGDSAVEAAVSLSSQPGNTVHMSYRGESIFRIKEGNRERLERAIDEGRVTLLLNSTVTCIEPSRVILDQSGTEVTLANDQVFVMIGGVLPTEFLQSIGIEFERKFGTA, from the coding sequence TTGATCTACGTATTAACCACCGTGCTCGTGATCGCACTTCCGGTGGCGTATATTTGGAAGGAGCGCACGAGCAGCGCGCGCGCGGCAAAGACGTTGGAACAGTCGACGCTGGCGGGCCTTGACCAACCGGTGTCTTTGCATCCGGTGGTCGACCCCGACTCGTGTATCGGGTCAGGTTCCTGCACAAAGGCGTGTCCGGAACAGGGTATCCTGCAACTCATCAACGGGAAAGCTGCATTGGTCAATCCCGCGCGCTGCATCGGTCACGGGGAGTGCCAGCGGGCGTGTCCGGTGGACGCGATTACACTTGTTTTCGGCACCGAGAAGCGCGGTGTGGATATTCCGAATGTGAAGGGGACGTTTGAGACGAATGTTCCGGGAGTGTTCATCGCGGGCGAGTTGGGAGGAATGGGCCTGATTCGCAACGCGGTTTCGCAAGGACGTCAAGCTGTGGAGAATTTAGCCAAACAGATCGAACAGGATCGCGCGGGTGAAGCGCTTGACCTGATCATCGTCGGTGCGGGACCTGCGGGGATTTCAGCGTCATTGCAGGCGAAGAAAGAGGGCTTGAATTTCATCACGCTTGATCAAGAGGATCTGGGCGGCACCATCTACACTTATCCGCGCCAAAAGCTCGTGATGCTGCAGCCGATGGAGTTACCATTACACGGTTCGGTGAAGCTACGTGAAGTTGAGAAAGAGCCGCTGCTTGAGCTGTTGACGGAAGTGGTCACCAAGCATAATCTGGACATTCGCGCGGGCGAGCGAGTGACCGCCATTCAGCGGGTGAACGGGCACTTCAAAGTAACAACGTCCGTCAACGAGTATGTCACACGCAAAGTTCTGCTGGCGATTGGGCGCAGAGGGACTCCGCGCAAGATCGGCTGTCCGGGTGAGAAATCGGAGAAGGTGACTTACCGTTTGCTCGATCCAGGGAAGTATCATCACAAGAAGATTCTCGTCGTGGGCGGAGGGGACAGCGCGGTCGAGGCGGCGGTTTCGCTCTCTTCGCAGCCGGGGAATACGGTGCATATGTCATATCGCGGAGAGAGCATATTCCGAATCAAGGAAGGCAATCGCGAGCGTCTCGAGCGGGCCATTGATGAAGGGAGAGTCACGCTGCTGCTCAACTCGACCGTGACCTGCATCGAGCCGTCGCGCGTGATATTGGATCAATCCGGAACCGAAGTGACGCTGGCCAACGATCAGGTGTTTGTCATGATCGGCGGCGTGCTTCCGACGGAGTTTCTGCAGAGCATTGGAATAGAGTTCGAGCGCAAGTTTGGAACCGCCTAA
- a CDS encoding cytochrome C, whose amino-acid sequence MRIFWLVLLTLTSHLYAQISPGKLSRFHAALEGLNNCTQCHELGKEVTDTKCLACHTAIEERRKAGKGYHASADVKSQRCAKCHGEHYGREFELIFWKDGREKFDHSLTGYPLVGAHARQKCQACHTSSYHSEASLALDSTTNRAQTFLGLTPACISCHADEHGDQLTNDCASCHNSEKWSPAPQFSHDKSKYRLTGKHVEVACVKCHKAELVESAQANRIPDPVHPSERTKYLGLEFSSCKSCHNDVHQGKFGINCSGCHTTESFAVARMAADFDHNKTGFPLTGKHIGVDCAKCHTSGKLTDPVAHAACKDCHKDEHRGQFADRTDKGACETCHTVDGFVPARYGIAEHAESIFPLAGGHLATPCIACHTATLSDKAGTYAKFAFADRTCKGCHTDVHRGQLDKYMQNGSCEFCHNVESWRSITFDHASTGFPLVGKHDQTACMGCHVRERTETDEQLIRMSPLARECELCHADPHRAQFVIEPLSEIKINCKRCHTSEAWNVLAFDHNRDARWALDGAHQKVACNSCHKSQSDSEGSFVVYRPLASACTDCHGGATPSKP is encoded by the coding sequence ATGCGCATCTTCTGGCTTGTACTGCTTACACTGACTTCGCATCTTTACGCGCAAATCTCTCCGGGCAAATTGTCGCGCTTCCACGCGGCACTTGAAGGACTGAACAATTGCACTCAATGCCACGAGCTGGGCAAGGAAGTTACGGATACGAAGTGTCTGGCGTGTCACACGGCGATTGAGGAACGGCGTAAAGCGGGGAAAGGGTACCATGCCAGCGCGGACGTAAAGTCACAGCGCTGTGCGAAGTGCCACGGAGAACACTACGGGCGCGAGTTTGAGTTGATCTTCTGGAAGGACGGTCGGGAGAAGTTCGACCACTCGTTGACCGGCTATCCGCTTGTGGGTGCCCACGCGCGTCAGAAGTGTCAGGCCTGCCACACGTCCTCTTATCACAGCGAGGCGTCGCTGGCGCTGGATTCGACGACGAATCGCGCTCAGACTTTTCTTGGGCTAACTCCCGCTTGCATTTCGTGTCATGCCGACGAACACGGTGACCAGTTGACAAACGACTGCGCATCCTGCCACAATAGCGAGAAGTGGAGTCCCGCACCACAATTTTCTCACGACAAGTCCAAGTATCGGCTCACGGGCAAGCACGTTGAAGTGGCATGCGTGAAGTGTCACAAAGCGGAACTTGTCGAGTCTGCGCAGGCAAACCGGATTCCCGATCCCGTGCATCCTTCCGAGCGAACGAAATATCTGGGACTTGAATTCTCGAGCTGCAAATCCTGCCACAACGATGTTCATCAAGGAAAATTCGGAATCAATTGCAGCGGCTGTCACACCACGGAGAGTTTCGCCGTGGCGCGTATGGCGGCGGACTTTGATCACAACAAGACGGGTTTTCCGCTAACAGGCAAACATATCGGTGTTGACTGCGCGAAGTGTCACACGTCCGGGAAACTGACCGATCCGGTCGCGCATGCCGCGTGTAAGGACTGCCATAAGGACGAGCACCGAGGGCAATTCGCAGATCGCACCGACAAAGGCGCATGTGAGACTTGCCATACCGTGGACGGATTTGTGCCCGCGCGTTACGGTATCGCAGAGCATGCGGAGTCGATTTTCCCACTCGCGGGAGGGCATCTTGCCACGCCGTGCATTGCCTGTCATACCGCGACACTTTCGGACAAAGCCGGCACCTATGCCAAGTTCGCATTCGCGGATCGCACCTGTAAGGGCTGCCACACCGACGTGCATCGTGGGCAGCTTGACAAGTACATGCAGAATGGAAGCTGCGAGTTCTGCCACAATGTTGAGAGCTGGCGATCGATTACCTTCGACCACGCCTCAACGGGATTCCCCTTAGTCGGCAAGCATGACCAAACCGCTTGCATGGGATGCCACGTGCGAGAACGCACCGAAACCGACGAACAACTCATTCGGATGTCGCCTTTGGCGCGGGAGTGTGAGTTGTGCCATGCCGATCCACACCGTGCACAGTTTGTTATCGAACCGTTGTCCGAGATCAAGATCAATTGCAAACGCTGTCACACATCCGAGGCATGGAACGTACTCGCATTTGACCACAATCGCGACGCGCGGTGGGCACTGGACGGCGCGCACCAGAAAGTCGCTTGCAACTCCTGCCATAAGAGTCAGAGCGACTCGGAAGGCAGTTTCGTCGTTTACCGACCGCTCGCATCCGCCTGCACCGATTGTCACGGCGGAGCAACTCCCTCCAAACCATGA
- a CDS encoding TolC family protein, which yields MRFSVLLTPLLTGVAFVVLLHAGRAYAESREWSVVLAALDSTSPVLSEARMRLAEAHMELSASRALPNPVAGYELQRLSDGSTNESEQTIGVHQPLGFLWSRSSESAARRLHLQSREAAFEEARRALIVQVVSSVVKLRQLADQSMLLDSVLAVAGRAERATDARLDKGDISEYEAQRIRAELVEIEFRKLQTDGEIRSLQRELVALTGLGMESLQTLSIPVISDPPFNNVDEAVAYGLEHRSSLREKQIMVNSTKMAERATKRKQLPDFGVGVAYMTADPEWSGLVWEADLEIPLWNRRSAQRKLARAEHQRAKLLHRAEETGASLEINLAMERWTRVSGSPARERRYGVEESLIGLDRGTRLYTSGEFSAQEFVDALRTSVDALSAFQQLQAEWTNANIELRRVTGLNILE from the coding sequence ATGCGTTTTTCAGTTTTGTTAACGCCGCTCCTGACCGGAGTGGCGTTTGTTGTCTTGCTTCACGCGGGCAGAGCGTATGCCGAATCACGTGAATGGAGCGTAGTTTTGGCCGCGCTCGATTCGACGTCTCCCGTGCTTTCAGAGGCGAGGATGCGCCTTGCTGAAGCACACATGGAGCTCTCGGCGAGTCGCGCCTTGCCGAATCCCGTCGCGGGGTATGAACTACAAAGGCTTTCAGACGGGTCGACCAACGAGTCGGAGCAGACCATCGGCGTACATCAGCCTCTGGGCTTTCTGTGGTCCAGAAGTTCTGAATCAGCGGCGCGCAGACTTCACCTGCAGAGCAGAGAAGCGGCATTCGAAGAAGCTCGGCGCGCACTAATCGTACAAGTCGTGAGTTCAGTCGTGAAACTGCGGCAGCTTGCTGACCAAAGCATGCTGTTGGACAGTGTGCTCGCCGTTGCAGGCCGTGCAGAGCGCGCCACGGATGCCCGTTTGGACAAGGGAGACATTTCCGAATATGAAGCCCAGAGGATTCGAGCAGAGTTAGTCGAGATCGAGTTTCGTAAGTTGCAGACCGACGGCGAAATACGTTCGCTCCAACGCGAACTTGTTGCGCTGACCGGCCTTGGAATGGAGTCCTTGCAAACTCTGTCGATACCCGTGATTTCGGATCCGCCCTTTAATAACGTCGATGAAGCCGTAGCTTACGGCCTTGAGCACCGGTCTTCTTTGCGGGAAAAGCAGATCATGGTGAACTCCACCAAGATGGCGGAGCGCGCCACAAAGCGAAAGCAGCTGCCCGATTTTGGAGTCGGTGTTGCATACATGACGGCAGATCCGGAGTGGTCCGGTCTCGTGTGGGAAGCAGATCTGGAAATCCCACTCTGGAATCGCCGCTCTGCTCAACGAAAACTTGCTCGCGCGGAACACCAGCGGGCCAAGCTCCTTCACCGTGCCGAAGAAACTGGAGCGTCGCTTGAAATCAATCTCGCAATGGAACGGTGGACGCGCGTGTCTGGCTCGCCTGCGAGGGAAAGGCGCTACGGTGTTGAAGAGTCGCTTATTGGGTTGGACCGAGGCACGCGACTTTACACGTCGGGTGAGTTCAGTGCGCAGGAATTCGTAGATGCCCTGCGAACAAGTGTGGACGCGCTCTCGGCATTTCAGCAGCTTCAAGCCGAGTGGACAAACGCAAACATTGAGCTCCGTCGCGTGACTGGACTTAACATTCTGGAGTAA
- a CDS encoding tetratricopeptide repeat protein, whose translation MTNSVHRPPKNTTRIIFAIALLVIPALLLWIYFAPQPGGEPSFESLQRKQSRQEQKPPIEQMLEMWKTAPGHGPIALELGNMYFMAGQYEKAIEFYREFLKTDTTEDGWLVRLDISRSLAALGRDNEAITELKDILKDHPGDPGALYNLGAIEANRGNHDVARDAWSELIRLHPSDTLATYAQKALPRLKPSNHP comes from the coding sequence ATGACCAATTCAGTACACAGACCACCCAAGAACACCACACGCATCATTTTTGCGATCGCGCTGTTGGTGATTCCCGCTCTCCTGTTATGGATCTACTTTGCTCCGCAGCCGGGCGGCGAACCATCGTTTGAATCCCTGCAGCGCAAGCAAAGCCGACAGGAGCAGAAGCCGCCGATCGAGCAGATGCTGGAAATGTGGAAGACGGCTCCGGGTCACGGTCCAATTGCGCTGGAACTTGGCAATATGTACTTCATGGCCGGACAGTATGAGAAGGCGATCGAGTTTTACCGTGAGTTTTTGAAGACGGATACGACAGAGGACGGCTGGCTTGTGCGGCTGGACATCAGCAGGTCGCTTGCCGCGCTCGGCCGTGACAATGAGGCCATTACGGAGCTGAAGGATATTTTGAAAGATCATCCGGGCGATCCCGGAGCACTCTACAATCTTGGTGCGATTGAGGCGAACCGCGGAAACCACGATGTTGCACGCGACGCCTGGAGCGAGTTGATCAGACTGCACCCGAGCGACACGTTAGCGACTTACGCTCAGAAAGCGCTGCCAAGGCTCAAGCCTTCAAATCATCCATAA
- a CDS encoding efflux RND transporter periplasmic adaptor subunit: MMKYILLTLISSSLLVFGPSCKSIDVKSGTNKSQSKPSDHEHDHEGHNHDDDHGEVTDSGGHDDHAHEEVFTSVTRWESGLELFAEWGPLQAQSNVESVWHLTNLDSGDPVNSGSLEVQWLKGGNVFKSQKFMKVSRVGIFSGSLTTPEAGTYELVALYKNADETAPIAVDRVVVYSGAAPHIEEPETGNYISYLKEQQWMLGMRTAVVERQTISHSVSTLGEITSAGTNEAEVVAPFAGLLYPTLDGEIVIPGQNVRKGDALLRISPVPGAETDWVRLVGDYQLAQQEHSRVSELFKSGAVSQRRYDEAKVALRSTRAQMAAALGVAEERVDEFNLEGPQLTLRAPRSGVLTDVHLKYGQRVQAGEHLFNIVDASRVWIEAQVATSDLQPLGNVVDADFTEAGSSTTYRVSELGGKLVSANRILDPRTRRAPFIFSIENPEGRFRPGAYVRMHLLSDKQDSVIAVPHSALIDDDGTPVVYVQKGGESFEKRFVRTGVRDGKWVQILKGLDAGERVVIEGAYKVRLASTKINPEDAGHGHAH, from the coding sequence ATGATGAAATACATTCTTCTCACTCTGATTAGCAGTTCTCTGCTTGTATTTGGTCCGAGCTGCAAGTCGATCGATGTCAAGTCGGGAACAAACAAATCGCAGTCTAAGCCTTCCGACCACGAGCATGATCACGAAGGTCACAACCACGACGATGACCACGGCGAGGTCACTGACTCTGGTGGTCACGATGATCATGCTCATGAAGAGGTCTTTACTTCCGTCACGAGATGGGAAAGCGGCCTTGAATTGTTTGCCGAATGGGGACCATTGCAAGCTCAATCGAACGTCGAATCGGTTTGGCACTTGACGAACTTGGATTCAGGAGATCCCGTGAATTCCGGCTCATTGGAGGTTCAGTGGTTGAAAGGCGGAAACGTCTTCAAAAGCCAGAAGTTCATGAAGGTGAGCCGAGTGGGAATCTTCTCCGGATCATTGACAACACCTGAGGCGGGGACCTATGAGCTTGTTGCCCTGTACAAGAATGCGGACGAAACGGCGCCGATCGCAGTTGATAGAGTAGTGGTCTATTCAGGTGCCGCACCTCATATTGAGGAACCGGAAACCGGGAACTACATTTCATATCTGAAAGAACAGCAGTGGATGCTTGGTATGCGGACAGCGGTGGTGGAACGGCAGACAATTTCGCACTCGGTCTCCACACTTGGTGAAATCACCTCGGCAGGCACGAACGAAGCAGAAGTTGTGGCGCCATTCGCCGGACTACTCTACCCAACACTCGATGGGGAAATCGTTATTCCCGGTCAGAATGTCAGAAAAGGAGATGCGCTCTTACGCATTTCGCCAGTTCCCGGCGCCGAAACAGACTGGGTTCGGTTGGTTGGCGATTACCAGCTCGCCCAGCAAGAACACTCCCGCGTGAGTGAGCTCTTTAAATCAGGTGCCGTGTCCCAACGACGTTATGACGAGGCTAAGGTCGCGCTGCGAAGCACACGCGCCCAAATGGCAGCCGCATTAGGAGTGGCAGAGGAGCGAGTGGATGAATTCAACTTGGAGGGACCCCAGCTTACCTTGCGTGCTCCGCGTTCTGGAGTCTTAACAGATGTGCATCTGAAATACGGACAACGCGTGCAGGCGGGCGAGCATCTCTTTAACATTGTGGATGCGTCTCGTGTCTGGATCGAAGCGCAGGTTGCGACCTCCGATCTTCAGCCGCTTGGCAATGTTGTGGATGCCGACTTCACTGAAGCGGGTTCCTCCACAACATATCGTGTGTCGGAACTTGGCGGCAAGCTTGTTTCTGCAAACAGGATTCTCGATCCCCGAACGCGTCGTGCGCCGTTTATATTCTCAATTGAGAATCCAGAAGGGAGATTTCGTCCGGGAGCTTATGTTCGGATGCACCTGCTGTCGGATAAGCAGGACTCCGTCATCGCTGTGCCGCACTCCGCACTGATAGATGATGACGGTACACCAGTCGTTTATGTGCAAAAGGGCGGAGAGTCTTTTGAGAAGAGGTTCGTTAGGACGGGAGTTCGAGACGGAAAGTGGGTGCAGATTCTCAAGGGTCTTGATGCAGGGGAACGTGTCGTGATTGAAGGCGCGTACAAAGTGCGTCTCGCTTCTACCAAGATCAATCCGGAGGACGCAGGCCATGGTCACGCACATTAA